The Oscarella lobularis chromosome 9, ooOscLobu1.1, whole genome shotgun sequence genome includes a window with the following:
- the LOC136191137 gene encoding uncharacterized protein, with product MDIFFVKLLFAALTELMLVIAIASSDWLRCKFNEPRNIGLWTSVEKYGIVMMVCLRPIVMLWLVSTSVVLIGYLSMCARRSSSAWAEQAVRMALASEGALIIACLAASFSYFPLLSFPCKPKLGFGMVYAASAFYLFHVVTEIILVARTVGCPRQHQNGDDNGETENQGTNETENQQTEATSV from the exons atgGACATCTTTTTCGTTAAACTGCTTTTTGCAGCGCTCACGGAACTAATGCTCGTCATTGCAATCGCGTCTTCCGACTGGCTTCGCTGCAAATTCAACGAGCCCCGGAATATTGGCCTCTGGACGTCAGTAGAGAAATACG GCATCGTGATGATGGTCTGCCTTCGGCCCATCGTAATGCTTTGGCTGgtgtcgacgagcgtcgtccTCATCGGCTATTTGTCTATGTGCGCCCGTCGTTCATCGTCTGCGTGGGCGGAACAAGCCGTCAGAATGGCTCTCGCCTCCGAAG GTGCTCTCATTATAGCTTGTTTGGCCGCGTCTTTTTCGTACTTTCCCTTGCTCTCGTTTCCCTGCAAGCCGAAGTTGGGATTCGGAATGGTATACGCCGCGTCGGCGTTTTACCTCTTTCACGTCGTCACCGAAATTATCCTCGTCGCCAGGACCGTCGGTTGCCCACGGCAACAtcaaaacggcgacgataaCGGCGAAACCGAGAACCAAGGGACCAACGAAACCGAGAATCAACAAACTGAAGCCACGTCCGTTTAG
- the LOC136191136 gene encoding uncharacterized protein isoform X2, with protein sequence MALVTEVVLIVVISSSDLIHCEIDDGDETTQKIGLWTSRNDSGVVMHTMLVSLRPVLVLWFVASSSVLLGYFFMWAIRRCSCARSFQWMATAVGMAFVSEGFLVIASVAASSSGLSSIRSVHGHCDGGMAYVLLCTAAGLYVFHVFFICLIAFKIVYFPDGPDVETPRDLERRLEELGRELTV encoded by the exons ATGGCACTGGTCACGGAAGTGGTCCTCATCGTCGTAATCTCGTCTTCGGACCTGATCCActgcgaaatcgacgacggcgacgaaacgactcaAAAAATCGGCCTCTGGACGTCGCGAAACGACTCCG GCGTGGTCATGCACACGATGTTGGTCAGCCTGCGACCCGTCCTCGTGCTCTggttcgtcgcgtcgagcAGCGTCCTCTTGGGCTATTTTTTCATGTGGGCAATTCGTCGATGTTCGTGCGCTCGATCGTTCCAGTGGATGGCGACAGCCGTGGGCATGGCCTTCGTCTCCGAAG GTTTTCTCGTGATCGCTTCCGTAGCGGCGTCTTCCTCTGGCTTGAGTTCGATTAGAAGTGTGCATGGGCATTGCGATGGAGGGATGGCCTACGTGTTGCTATGCACAGCAGCCGGTCTCTACGTCTTTCACGTCTTTTTCATATGTCTCATAGCCTTCAAAATCGTCTACTTCCCAGACGGACCTGACGTCGAGACGCCACGTGACCTCGAGCGTCGACTTGAAGAACTTGGAAGAGAACTTACAGTTTGA
- the LOC136191140 gene encoding uncharacterized protein has product MALLRYILLLSIVIEIGIIIAFTSPRWISCDEKPHEKHYGLWTGINMTEKPDLFFLMVGARPVAVLWLLSFNAAFVGFAVQLKFKMDNNRERHKSARRIANTLALYTIVASSATTIPFETKASSIHIGRGCDHFRIGSTTALIAFILCIIQPLLAWCDRAIKRREEAEAQGNEEAEAQGNEEAETQGIEETVINGSNGAENQGIEETVINGSNEAETQITDS; this is encoded by the exons ATGGCGCTTCTACGTTATATCCTCCTCTTGTCGATAGTTATCGAGATAGGGATCATTATCGCATTTACGTCTCCTCGCTGGATCAGCTGCGACGAAAAGCCCCACGAGAAACACTACGGTCTTTGGACGGGAATAAACATGACGGAGAAACCCG ACTTGTTCTTCCTTATGGTCGGGGCGCGACCCGTCGCCGTGCTTTGGCTGCTGTCGTTTaacgccgctttcgtcggtTTCGCCGTCCAACTCAAGTTCAAGATGGACAATAATCGCGAAAGACACAAGTCGGCGCGAAGGATTGCGAACACGCTGGCCCTATATACAA TTGTCGCGTCTTCTGCTACTACCATTCCGTTTGAGACGAAAGCTTCCTCGATCCATATTGGGCGGGGCTGTGATCATTTTCGAATCGGCAGCACAACAGCACTCATTGCTTTTATTCTATGCATAATCCAGCCCTTGCTGGCTTGGTGTGACCGAGCGATTAAACGTCGCGAAGAAGCCGAGGCTcaaggaaacgaagaagcCGAGGCTcaaggaaacgaagaagcCGAGACTCAAGGAATCGAAGAAACCGTGATCAATGGGAGCAACGGAGCCGAGAATCAAGGAATCGAAGAAACCGTGATCAATGGGAGCAACGAAGCCGAGACTCAAATCACTGATTCGTAG
- the LOC136191450 gene encoding uncharacterized protein: MYPELCILCADLVRILFALLGELILIASIASPDWMTCKFAVNATFASEKPTATKIGLWTQNVTDDEAVYFVMTGLQPITMLWLLLSSAIVVCWVVSFFINVRRLYISPLYTWMWTKTLMACEVVVIITFISASQLRFRRIEKIHDCHEDEGYRMLYATVPFYVMKLLTTSAMARMVLKLNQEFARFQAEGREIATIEIENQGDDDPESTAIEEETQGAEDIATVAAEAESQGNGDTTTTATAATEGENQRNEDTATATTATAATEAENQKNGDTTTTASAATEGENQGNEDTATAASAATEGEENQKNGDTTTTASAATEGEENQGDEHTATAT, from the exons ATGTACCCCGAACTCTGTATACTCTGCGCGGATCTCGTCCGAATTTTATTCGCATTGCTCGGCGAACTCATCCTCATCGCCTCGATCGCGTCTCCGGACTGGATGACGTGCAAATTCGCTGTCAATGCAACATTCGCTAGCGAGAAGCCGACTGCAACGAAAATCGGCCTCTGGACGCAGAACGtgacggacgacgaag CCGTCTACTTCGTGATGACCGGCCTGCAACCCATCACTATGCTTTGGCTACTGTTATCGAGCGCCATCGTCGTCTGTTGGGTCGTCAGTTTCTTCATTAATGTACGACGCTTATATATATCACCATTGTACACGTGGATGTGGACAAAAACGTTGATGGCGTGCGAAG TTGTTGTGATCATTACTTTTATCAGCGCCTCTCAGCTACGCTTTCGCCGGATTGAAAAGATCCATGACTGTCACGAAGATGAAGGTTATCGGATGCTATACGCCACTGTGCCTTTCTACGTCATGAAACTCTTGACCACGTCAGCAATGGCCAGAATGGTATTGAAGCTCAACCAAGAGTTCGCTCGTTTTCAAGCAGAGGGACGCGAGATAGCTACGATCGAGATAGAGAATcaaggagacgacgatccTGAATCTACTGCTATCGAGGAGGAGACTCAAGGAGCCGAAGATATAGCTACAGTTGCTGCCGAGGCGGAGAGTCAGGGAAATGGAGATACTACTACTACAGCTACAGCTGCTACTGAGggtgagaatcaaagaaatgaagataCTGCTACTGCTACTACAGCTACAGCTGCGACTGAGGCGGAGAATCAGAAAAATGGAGATACTACTACCACCGCTTCAGCTGCTACTGAGGGTGAGAATCAGGGAAATGAAGATACTGCTACTGCAGCTTCAGCTGCTACTGAGGGGGAGGAGAATCAGAAAAATGGAGATACTACTACCACAGCTTCAGCTGCTACTGAGGGGGAGGAGAATCAAGGAGACGAACATACAGCTACGGCTACGTAG
- the LOC136191135 gene encoding phospholipase B1, membrane-associated-like produces the protein MSAKFCVALLCLNLACLVVSFHGKISGVRQDILRRAFKWEIFRGNLSVDASPGEVFQRVAKNVRRLSTRPIDIKSGSLLPVGVAEFDCERPYTQTLSTEAPTSVHRLRPGDVSVVGSIGDSVTAGFWAKTDKDINEMLAFEEHVDVSWSIGGNGTGPTDCATLSNFLRYYNPNLIGYSTGVCSTSNPSGSDACPNGNMNAAVSGSKSRDILPQAERLVTLMQNDQNIDFANDWKVVTLFIGGNDLCKYCIMDPPGWGITPAEYRHNVEITLDYLKDNMPRTFVNLVNVVDITLLDSMRDLSNCDLFYQAFCQCLDAQDQMLQMYVQEYQNGLRNLVEEAKYDQNDFTVVLQPFFEEMTLPSDDPLQFFAPDCFHFGVRGHAAVGVSLWNNMFEAVGAKSTHPAYDLDVSCPQWPFYLRTRRNSPLLNEKERPQS, from the exons ATGTCTGCGAAGTTCTGCGTCGCACTTCTATGCCTGA ATCTTGCTTGCCTTGTCGTGAGCTTTCATGGCAAGATTTCTGGTGTAAGGCAAGACATTCTCAGAAGAG CGTTCAAATGGGAAATCTTCAGAGGAAATTTATCAG tcgaTGCGAGTCCCGGCGAAGTCTTCCAAAGGGTCGCGAAAAATGTTCGACGACTATCGACTCGACCGATCGACATTAAATCGGGATCCCTTCTC CCTGTTGGAGTCGCCGAGTTTGATTGCGAAAGGCCGTACACTCAGACTCTTAGTACTGAGGCGCCTACCTCAG TGCACCGGCTACGTCCGGGGGATGTGAGTGTGGTTGGGTCCATTGGAGATTCAGTAACT GCTGGCTTCTGGGCTAAAACAGATAAAGATATAAATGAAATGCTAGCGTTTGAGGAGCACGTTGACGTTTCGTGGAG CATTGGAGGAAATGGAACCGGTCCCACTGATTGTGCAACGTTGTCAA ATTTTCTGCGTTATTATAATCCCAATTTGATTGGGTACTCAACCGGTGTGTGCTCGACTTCAAACCCAAGCGGTAGCGATGCTTGTCCGAATGGAAACATGAACGCAGCCGTTAGTGGCTCAAAGAGCAG AGACATTTTACCGCAAGCTGAACGCTTGGTTACCCTTATGCAAAACGATCAG AACATTGATTTTGCAAACGATTGGAAAGTCGTTACTCTATTCATTGGCGGCAATGATCTCTGCAAGTACTGCATAATGGAT CCGCCCGGTTGGGGTATCACTCCTGCTGAATATCGTCACAACGTTGAAATAACATTGGACTATCTCAAAGACAAC ATGCCCAGAACCTTTGTCAATTTGGTCAACGTTGTCGACATCACTTTGCTGGATTCGATGAGAGACTTATCGAACTGCGATCTCTTTTACCA GGCCTTTTGCCAATGCCTTGACGCACAGGACCAGATGCTTCAGATGTACGTTCAAGAATATCAA AACGGGCTCAGAAATCTGGTAGAGGAGGCTAAATACGACCAAAACGACTTCACTGTTGTTCTGCAGCcgttttttgaagaaatgaCATTGCCA TCGGACGATCCCTTGCAATTTTTTGCTCCTGACTGCTTTCATTTTGGGGTTCGGGGTCACGCAGCAGTTGGCGTATCTCTGTGGAATAATATG tttgaaGCTGTGGGAGCCAAATCGACTCATCCCGCCTATGATCTGGACGTAAGCTGTCCTCAATGG cCATTTTATTTGAGGACCAGAAGGAACAGCCCTCTATTgaatgagaaagagaggCCTCAGTCGTGA
- the LOC136191136 gene encoding uncharacterized protein isoform X1 yields MIDPLPIGPFMALVTEVVLIVVISSSDLIHCEIDDGDETTQKIGLWTSRNDSGVVMHTMLVSLRPVLVLWFVASSSVLLGYFFMWAIRRCSCARSFQWMATAVGMAFVSEGFLVIASVAASSSGLSSIRSVHGHCDGGMAYVLLCTAAGLYVFHVFFICLIAFKIVYFPDGPDVETPRDLERRLEELGRELTV; encoded by the exons ATGATAGATCCCTTACCCATAGGGCCTTTCATGGCACTGGTCACGGAAGTGGTCCTCATCGTCGTAATCTCGTCTTCGGACCTGATCCActgcgaaatcgacgacggcgacgaaacgactcaAAAAATCGGCCTCTGGACGTCGCGAAACGACTCCG GCGTGGTCATGCACACGATGTTGGTCAGCCTGCGACCCGTCCTCGTGCTCTggttcgtcgcgtcgagcAGCGTCCTCTTGGGCTATTTTTTCATGTGGGCAATTCGTCGATGTTCGTGCGCTCGATCGTTCCAGTGGATGGCGACAGCCGTGGGCATGGCCTTCGTCTCCGAAG GTTTTCTCGTGATCGCTTCCGTAGCGGCGTCTTCCTCTGGCTTGAGTTCGATTAGAAGTGTGCATGGGCATTGCGATGGAGGGATGGCCTACGTGTTGCTATGCACAGCAGCCGGTCTCTACGTCTTTCACGTCTTTTTCATATGTCTCATAGCCTTCAAAATCGTCTACTTCCCAGACGGACCTGACGTCGAGACGCCACGTGACCTCGAGCGTCGACTTGAAGAACTTGGAAGAGAACTTACAGTTTGA